The DNA region TGGTACTGCATAGGCCTTGTTTTCCAGTTCGGATACAATATTTTCTCGGCTATTCTCCGTGCTGTCGGCGACAGTGCTGCGACCCTCTATTTTCTTCTTATCTCATCAGTGCTGAACATCGGTCTCGATCTTCTTTTCGTGGCGTATTTCAAATGGGGCGTAACAGGTGCCGCCGTTGCAACAGACATTTCACAGGCAGCTTCATTTGCAGCGGCATATTTCTACATGACAAAGAAATATCCAGTATTCCGCTTTAAGCTCTCCGACTTCCGCTGGGATTCACAGATGATAAAAGCTACAGTCAGAATAGGTTTTCCTATCTCGCTTCAGCTCATGATCGTTTCCTTCGGTCTTACATTTATCCAGCGTGCTGTAAATGAATTCGGAAAGGTAATGACAGCTTCCGCAACAGTAGGCCAGCGAATCGAAATGTACCTCAACCTTCCGGCTACAGCTTTCCAGACCACACTTGCCACCTACACCGGACAGAACATCGGCGCAGGCAAACCGGAACGTGTTAAGAAAGGCGTAAAGCAGGCGCTTGTGATTGCTCTTTTATTCACTCTGTTCATTTCCGCCATGGTAACGGTATTCTCCGGTTCAATAGTCACTCTGTTCAGTCTGAGTGACCAGGCTGCGGTATACTGCCTGCAGCATCTGCGTGCCATAGCACTCGTAAACATAGTTCTCACAATGTACGTTCCTGTTTTCGGAGTGTTTCAGGGTTCAAACCACAGTGCTTTCCCGATGATCGTCGCCACAGTCGCTCTCGGCACACGAGTTCTTGTAACTTATCTTTTCCGATACAGTGACATTTTCGGACACACTATCATCTGGTGGAACGGTATTTTCGGATTCGGCATGGGATTTATTGTAACATGGATCTATTATCTCAGCGGAAAATGGCAGAACAACGCAGCTATAAAATAATATCTTATCTAAAGAGAGGGAGATCGCGCTTCCTCAGCAAATATAGTTTTTCATAGAACGAAAGGAGCATACAATGGGTTTACAGGGACAGACATTAGAAAGGACCGGTTCAAAGACAAAGGAACCGAAACGATACAACGTGATCATGCTCAACGATGATTTTACGACAATGGATTTTGTCGTGGCTGTACTGATCGATATCTTTCACAAAGATAAGCTGACTGCTGAAGCCCTGATGCTTGATGTGCATAAAAAAGGGAAAGCTGTAGTCGGAACATATTCATACGACATAGCTGTGACGAAGACACGTACAGCAATGCAGCGCGCACGTGATGAGGGGTTTCCTTTCAGAATGCTTGTAGAGGAGGCATAAAACAAATGGAATATTCTGAACATCTTCTTACAGCGCTTATAAACGCTGCGGAATTTACAAAAAATCAGAAACTGGAATTATGCACTCCGGAAACTGTGCTTTATTTTATCTGCGATGATGAAATGTTTGACAGTGCTTTCTCCGACTGCGGAGGAGATACTGACTTTCTCGAAGCTGATCTTTATGATTACATTGAAAATAATATAGACAGATACAGCAGCGAAACCAATACAGTACAGAATTCCCTTGCGCTTGAATGTGCACTGGAAAACGCCGCAATAAGCGCTTCAAACAGTGGAAACCGTGAAATTGAGATAAAGCATTTTATCCACGGAATGTGGCAGATAGAGGATCTTTATGCCGTTTATTTCATTGAAAAGCAGGGTATAAAGGAAACCGATCTTTTATGTGCTATTGCTGAACTTGATGATGAAGAGCCGCATCCTGAAGATGTCATAATAAAAAAGCGTGACGACACTGATGAACATACATACTACAGTGTCGAAGATGATGATGAAGATGAGGACGATGAATTTATCACCGGACCGGAATCTTCAGGTAAAAGTCATCGCAGCACAGAAGGCTTTGTAACCTGCCTTAACGACAGTCTCGGCGATGTTAATCCGCTCATAGGACGAACCGAAGAACTTGAAAGGACAATGCAGATACTCTGCCGTCTTGACAAGAACAACGCCCTTCACATAGGCGATCCGGGTGTAGGCAAAACTGCAGTTATGTACGGTCTGGTAAAAAAGATCGTATCGGGTAAGGTTCCGGAGCCTCTGAAGAACGCTCGTGTTTATTCCTTCGACATCGGCTCGATGCTTGCCGGAACGAAATACCGCGGTGATTTCGAGAAAAGGCTTAAGAAGGCACTTTCCGATATAAGCCGTGACGAGAATCCGATAATCTACATCGATGAGATCCACAACATCGCCGGTGCAGGTGCCACGGGTGACGGCTCATTTGACGCTGCAAATCTGTTAAAACCGTATCTGACAGACGGAAAGATACGCTTTGTCGGCGCCACGACATACGAGGAACACAAAAAATATTTTGAAAAAAGCAAAAGCCTCATAAGACGATTCCAGAACGTTGAAATAAAGGAACCTTCAAAGGAAGAATGCATAATGATCCTTGAAGGTCTTAAAAGCAGATATGAAAATTTCCACGGTGTAAAATATGCGGATGACGTAATACCGTACGCAGTGGAGATGAGTTCAAAATACATTAACGAACGCTTCCTTCCTGACAAGGCCATCGATCTTATCGACGAGGCCGGAGCATATCTTAAACTCGGTATGGACAAAAAAGATCAGGATAATGAATCCGCTTTCTCATCTGTTACGGAAATGCTTTTAAAGGAAGCCGGTGCTGTTCCGGTGGTGACCCGCGAAATAATAAACGCCGTACTCACAAAGATATGCCGCGTTCCGGTCGAAACTGTTGAAACTGAAGATATGGACGGAATTGCAGGACTTGAGGAAAAACTGAGTGCTCTTATCTTCGGACAGAACGAAGCAATAAAGCAGGTGGTCAACACCGTCAAGTTCTCGAAGGCCGGGCTCAACGATGAAAACAAACCGCTCGCAAGTCTTCTTTTCGTTGGTCCTACCGGTGTCGGAAAAACCGAGATTGCACGTCTGCTTGCTCTGAAACTCGGACTTAAGCTCATACGCTTTGACATGAGTGAATACGAGGAAAAGCATGCAGTTGCCAAGCTTATCGGCTCTCCTGCGGGATATGTCGGCTACGAGGAAGGCGGACTCCTCACTGAAGAAATAAGAAAAAATCCGTCTTCAGTCCTTCTTCTTGACGAGATAGAAAAGGCACATCCGGACATCTACAACATTCTTCTGCAGATGATGGATCATGCAACACTGACGGACAATCAGGGACGCAAGGCTGATTTCCGCAATGTCATCATAATTATGACATCGAACGCAGGCGCCAGCCGCATCGGAAAAAGCGTTATCGGATTTGAAAGCAGAGACCGAGACAGCAGCGTTGTCATGGAGGAAGTAAAACGTATTTTCCAGCCTGAATTCCGCAACCGTCTCGACCGTATCGTTGTATTCAACGGCATGGATGACAGCATGGCGGAAAAGATCATCGGTAAAAAGCTGGGTGAACTTGCTGACAAACTTGCAGTTAAGAACATCACACTTGAATACGACAAGGCTGCAGCTGATCTTATCAAGAAAAAAGGTATCTCATCTGAATACGGCGCCCGTGAAGCAGACCGTGTGATCAGAAACGAGATAAAACCGCTTTTCGTTGACGATATCCTTTTCGGAAAACTGAAAAACGGAGGAAAGGTAAACCTCTCCGCCGATGGTGATAAATTTGTTATTAATGTGGATTCAGAGATTGTGGATCTTCAAAAATAATAGTTTTCTCTGCTAAATAACAAACACGCCGCATCTCACCGGTTAGTCCGGTTCTGAGATGCGGCGTTTTTTGTTTTCAGTTAAATTTTTATGTTTGTAAAAATATCATAGGTCTCTGCAAAGGGACAACCTTAGGGAGAGAAAAATCTTATTCAGTTAATATCTGAATTCGGGATCGTAACAGTCCAGCTGCTGGATGTCTCTTTCGAAGATTCTTCAAGCTCTTCTTCAGTTCTTAATCTGATGACCGTATTGTCACCATCCGCATCAGTGCTGTAGTAAAGATGATGATCCGGATCCGGGACTTTAACCTTTTCTTCATCATCGTTCAGACCGATGACTTTAGTGGAAACTGTTCTGCTTCCTCCGCCGGATGTAGTTACTTTTACCGTTTCTTCTTCCTTCGCTTTCAGGTATCTTTCATAGGAAACCTTGAAAGACTTGTCACATCCGTCGTTTATGTACTCAACTTCAGAAAGTTTGCCGTCAAGGAAAGTAAGATTAATGTGTTCGTGCTTATAAAGAGGATCCATGTAACGGAACATACGGTCATTCATAAGTTCAGGAAGTTCTTCTTCAAAATTATCATAGTTATAAACACCGTCTTCTATTTCCACGTCCGGATGATCGGATTCCATGTATGAGAAATAGTAGTATGCTTTTATAAGTGCATCATTTTCAGATATTTCCGGATAATCAGGAAGTGATGCAGTTTCCGGATCTTCTGAGGTCTTATCAGCAAAACCGTCCTTCCAGTTCTCCTCTCCGGAAGCATACTGATCAAGTCCGGATGTAAACGGAATCGCAAGATTCTGAGGAACAGCAGCCGGATATGCCCCTGTTACCTTACCGTTTAAATCTGTCAGATAAACCGATACGACCTTACCGTCCGAAATGTGTATCGCCCACTTAAAATTAAACTTGTTTGAAAATCTGGCAAGTTTGTTCAGCTGAACGCAGAAGTCATCGTCATCGGCTCCGTTTACAATTATTCTTTCTCCGGCAAGTTCTTCTGTGTATTTGCCGTTTTTAATTGCATTTATGAGTGCAAGTCCGGTAAGTCCGTACATCATCTTTGCGTCGTCATTAAGCTGTGAAACAGTACGGGAATAACTGTGCCAGTCCGCATCTGAACTGCTCATCATTTGAAAAAAAGATGTATCGACTTTGTCAAAAGGAATTATAATATCATTCGGTATTCCAAGAGGATATGCTCCAGTCTTTTCATTATTTACAGAACATATAACTTTTGTCTGACCAAAAAAGCTGTAGTCAGCTATCCATTTAAGATTACGATATCCGTATTTATCATGAATAATGCGATTGACTTCTTCTGCAGTTTCGCTTCCGTCATCAAACGAAACAGATCTTCCTTTTTCCTCAGGAATACCAGAATCGCTGCGAAGCAGTCCGTTTATAATCTCAGCAACTGTTGCAGCCATACGGTTGAGTTTCTGAGAATCGTTGATATCCTTCTCGTAATCAGATGAACTCAGAACATGTTTATAGTACGAATGATCTTCGTATATTGATTCCTTCATGGAAATAGTATCGAGTATGTTCACTACCCCGTCTTCGTTTACATCCAGTTTTTCAGAAGCTTCTCCATCAGATTTTCCTGTCATGAAATCGAACATTCCTGAAAGATCGGACGGTTTAAAATATTTCTTCGCCTTCTCAGTATCTGCTGCATATGCTGTAATAAAAACTGATGAAACGAGAGTAACTGCAAGAACTGCAGAAATAACTTTCTTTATCATAAATCTTATCCTCTTTTTGTGGTTTGTGTTATTGGATATATTTTACCACGAATGTGATTCAAAGTCAATTCAGATATGCAGAAAAACCACGCTCTCTTTTCAGAAAACGTGGTTCACCTGAATAATTTAATTGGTAATTAATTAAACGCATAAGTCCCTGCAATATGTCCATAGGAAATAACATTTCCGCCGCCGTTGTCAAGCGACTTTATCGTTTCAAAGAACTCCTGATTCATATTGTCAAATCTTACTTCAACGGATTCTGCAGGTTCCTTCAGGGCGAAGACGTAGACTTCATAATTGTGGTCTCCGGTTCCGGCCGGCGGATACGGGCCTTTGTATTCTTCTGCCGGTGCCCAGCCTGTCGGGAGATCAGTTTCCTTGCTTACGGACTTCCAGTGAAGCCAGTTGTAGGCACTTGTATCTATCATGTAGATAACGTACTCTCCTGCGCCTTCAACAGATCCCCATGAAAGCTGCGGAGAAACATTGTTCCCTTTTTTCTTCAGGCTTCCTATATCGTCCTTCCACTTTCCGTCTTCACCAAGGTCTGAAGATGTTATTTCAAATGTGCTGAGATTTTCAATGCTGAACTCTTCTGCCGCTTCAGTTAATTCTGCTGCAGTTTCTTCGGAAGATCCTTCATAGGCTTCCGTTACCTGCACTATTTCAGAGTTCTGAGCACTGCCGTTATCAGTTTTTGCTGCAGTTCCGCATGAAACTAAAGCAAAAGCCGAAAGAAGTGATGATATTAATAATACTGTCTTTTTCATAGAATACTCTCCTTTGTATAGTGTGATACAATTATTATATCACACTAAGCATAACAATGCAACACTAATTATCAAAATAGCTCATAATACATATAAATAAGGTGTATCCTAAAAAAATATCAGAATACACCTTATTCAATGCAATAAAAAACCCTGCTCGGTGAGCAGGGTTAATATAAGGGTAAAGCCATGTACTGCTATGATCCTGTGTTTCAGGATGTTAAGTTATTGTTGTTTCGCTTCCGTCATCAAACGAAACAGATCTTCCTTTTTCCTCAGGAATACCAGAATCGCTGCGAAGCAGTCCGTTTATAATCTCAGCAACTGTTTCAGCCATACGGTTAAGTTTCTGGGAATCGTTGATATCCTTCTCGTAAGCAGATGAACTCAGAACATGTTTATAGTACGAATGATCTTCGTATATTGATTCCTTCATGGAAATAGTATCGAGTATATTCACTACACCGTCTTCGTTTACATCCAGATTTTCAGATGCTTTATCGGCAGGTTTGAAATATTTTTTTGCCTTCTCAGTATCGGCAGCATATGCTGTGATGAAAACTGATGAAACGATACTGACTGCAAGAACTGCAGATATAACTTTCTTTATCATAAATCTTATCCCCTTTTTGCGGTTTGTTTTATTGGATACATTTTACCACAAACACTGGGCAAAAGTCAAGGAACCTGTCCATGATAACGGCATATCCGATCGCCTAAATACGTGGGTTTGGATATATCTAGTTTCTTTTTAAGAGAGTTTTTAACAAACACTTTCTCCGGAAAAATAAAAAAACTATTGACAAAACTGTTATCATTGATTATACTGTATATATACCGATATACACAGTATGTCAAAGGAGATTTTCATGAAAATAATTATAAAAAACAAATCAGAACTGCCTATCTATGAACAGATCGAGGAGCAAATGAAGACACAGATACTTGACGGGACCATAAAGGAAGACGAACAGCTTCCGTCTATCCGTCAGCTTGCCCGTGATCTGAAGATAAGCGTAATCACAACAACAAGAGCCTACAACGATCTTGCTGAGGAAGGTTTCATCATCTCGGTGGCCGGCAAGGGCTATTTCGTTTCTCCGAGAAACAACGAACTCCTGAAGGAGCGAATGCTGTTCGAAATGGAGGAAGGACTTGAAAAAGCCGTAACAAGCGGCAGAAATGCCGGACTTTCTGACGAGGAGATCATAGAGGCGCTTAAGAAATTTATGGAGGGATGACAATGGAAAACATTCTTGAAATCAACGGCCTTAATAAATCATACGGGGATTTTGCTCTGAAAGACGTAAGCTTTTCCCTTCCAAAGGGCTACATAATGGGATTTGTCGGCCAGAACGGATCCGGCAAGACTACTACTATCCGCTCGATACTCAATATGGCGAAAACCGACAGCGGAAAGATATCTGTCTTTGGTCTTGACAGTGTAAATGACACTATCGAGATCAAACAGCGTACCGGCGTGGTTTTCGACAGCCTTTATCTTGCGGAACATCTTACTGCAAAACAGATAGAAAAGCAGTTAAAGCCGTTTTACAATGACTGGCAGAGCGATGAGTTCTTTAAGCGCCTTAAAAGTTTTGAACTTCCTGACAACAAGAAGGTCGGCGAGTTTTCAAAGGGCATGAAGATGAAACTGATGATAGCCGTTGCCCTCTCCCACAAGGCAGAGCTCATTATACTGGACGAACCAACAAGCGGACTTGATCCGGTGGCCCGTGATGAACTGCTGGACATTCTTTCGGAATACATTGAAGATGAAAACCGCGGTGTGCTTTTTTCAACGCATATCACTGCAGACGTTGAGCGTATAGCCGACTACGTAACTATACTCCACAACGGAAAAGTGTGGTTTACCGGCGAACTCAACGCACTTGCGGAAAGCTATGCAGTTTTAAAGGGCGCGGAAGAAGATATTCCGGAAACGGTAAAAGATAAACTCATCGGCTTCCACGCATACCGGAACGGCTTCGAAGCATTAATAAAAACCGACGATCTGGCAGGACTTCCGGATTCCCTGGAATATGAAAAGGCTAACCTCGACGACATCCTGGTCTACATAGCAAAGGAGGATAAGAATGAAAGACATGCTGAAAATAATGCGGTTTGATTTCTTAACCGCCGCAGATACCGGATATTTTCCGGCAGTTTTCCTTGCTGCCCTGTCTGTATCAGGAGCATTCCTTTTCGGTCCGGGCTGTGCAGCCGCTCTGATACTGACGTCCATATGCTTTATACTTCCGCTTACAAGCGTTGCTGAGAAATCTGAGTTTCATAAACTCTACGGAATTCTTCCGGTAAAAAGAAAAAACATAACCCGCGGACGTTTTCTGTATATATTCATGCTTCATTTCATACCGGAAATGATCGCGCTTTTACTGTTAAAACCGGCTTTCACTCTGAAGGCATACAGATTTCTTCCTAATCAGGGCAGTGCAAGTCTGCAGATGATCGAAAATGCTTTTTCATCAGAATTCCGCTCTCCGTGCATGATCATCTTCACCGTTTTTTCGATTTCATGTTTTGCTTTCCTCTACATGGAATTCACCGGACAGATCTTCGGACACGAAAATGATATTAAGAGCATCATGGTATTACTCCTGACCGTAACAGCAGTTGTTACGACCCTGACAGCACTCGGAAGTCATGACATAATACAGGTGGATTTCGAAAAGATCCGCAATTTAAAGACACTTACCGCCGGCATCTCTCTGAACACACTGCTGTTTATGATCTGCCTGCTGCTCGGAGAAATAACCGCCGGAAAAGTATCGGCAAAAGAGCTATGAGGAGGGATAATCATGGATCTTACTGTAATCAGAAAAATAATAAAATCAGACCTTACAAATATAAGAGGCGGTAAAAACTCGATGACTTCCCTTATAGTAATAACAGCCGTATTCTTTCTCGGAACCGGATTTCTTGTTTCACCGATAGCCGGTCTGTACGGACCGTTTCTGCTTGGAGTCTTCGTCGTACCCGCACTTTTTTCCAACGAGATAAAATATCACAGTGAAAAGCTCCCCTTTATTCTTCCGATACGGCGCAGTGATCTTGTAAACGCAAGATTTCTGTTTGCCGCAGGTACATATTTTATAGTCGGTCTTGTGGTCTATGTTCTTATGCTTTTATCAGAAAAAATAAAACTTTACACATTGATCCTCGGAGATGAAGACGCCGATTTTCTTAAAGTGATTTCAGAACGTCTCGGCTTTTCACCGCTGTTGTTTTTCAGCATGATATACTGCCTTGCTTTTGCCGTAGGATTATTATCTTTAGGAATGCAGCTCCGTGCCTATTTCAAAGATCCTGCAAGATTAAAAGCAGATCTGGATATGACATCAAATAAAAACTCTAAAAAAGAAAAAATTGCTGTAGTTATTATATTTTTCGGAATATTACTTTTTATACTCGTCGTAACAGGCATTATTCCGGTAACAACAGCTCTGGCTGTAATACTTCAGCTTTTTGCAAATCTTGCTCATGCCGGAAAAGGAGTTTTCCTGACTGTTTTTACACTATGCTTAGGATTTATGAGTCTTACTTTCAGTTACACATGCACAAGACTTGAGTATGAGGAAAAGGATCTGGGGTGATAAAATGAAAAATCTGTTTAAACGCATGACTGCTGCTTTGTGTGCAGGACTTATGCTTTCATTTCCTGTAAACATTTCAGCTGAAGAAATTCCTGAAAATGATATTACACTGCCATCAGGCAAAACACTGAAAGAAGTGATCTCTACAATAGCCTCAGACTGTAAAGCTACTGAAGATATTCTGGACTTCGCATCAGCCGAGATCAGTATATTCAAAGGTAACGAAGAGCTATACACCGGTTATTTCGGTGAAGTGAACAAGGAAAAACACATCGCCGCTGATGAAACATCAGTTTACGAATGGGGCAGCATTTCGAAAACACTCATCTGGGTAAGCGTTATGCAGCTTTATGAACAGGGGCGTATAGATCTTGACAAGGACATCCGTGAATATCTTCCGGAAGGATTCTTTAAGAATCTCACATACGACGATCCGATCACAATGATGAACCTTATGAATCATAATGCTGGATGGCAGGAAACAACGAAAGCTATCCAGGTAAAAGACGAAAAGGATATAAAGCCGCTGGGAGAAGCTCTTAAAGAAATCGAACCGGCGCAGGTTTTCCGTCCGGGAAAAGTTACCGCCTACTCGAACTACGGTGCTGCTGTGGCGGGATATGTGGTCGAATGCATAACGGGCGAAGATTTCTGTGACTATGTTCACGAGAACATTTTCAACGTTCTCGGAATGGAACACACTTCACTGAATCCGAACCACAGCGACAACGCTTACGTTTTCGAAAAGCGAAAGGAAATGCACAGCTATTCAACTATGTTCTTTGAATCTGTTGACGAAGGAAACTGTCTTTACTACATTCCCTGCTACCCTGCCGGAGCAGCAGCAGGAACTTTAGCGGACTTAAGGACCTATGCGCAGGCATTTGTAAATGATGATGCACCGCTTTTCAAAAATCCGGAGACTCAGAAGCTGATGTTTGAGGGAACAGCTTTTTACGGTGATTCGGACATTCCGGAAAACTGTCACGGCTTCTGGCCGGAGGAACGTGAAGTACGTGTTTACGGTCACGGTGGTTCAACACTTTTCGGAGAAGCTGATATGAAATTTGATCCGGTATCAAAGATAGGATTTGTCGTTATGGTAAATCAGTACGGCGGCAACCTGGTAACTGAAAACGCACCGTCACTGGTCTTCGGACATTTTCCGAAAGACAAATATATTTCCGAAACAGATGATAAAATTGATATAAAAGGATATTATTTGATCTCACGCGGAGTTTTCAAAGGACTGATGAAATTCCAAAATACTCTGACAGCAATTTCTGCAGATGAACTTGGTGATACTAATTTAAGAAAACTGAATGACGGTCTGTATGTTATTGAAGCCGGTGAAAGCGGTCAGTTATCTTCAGTCAGAAACTACGAAAACGGCGACTGGGGGCTGCTTATACAAAGTGAAGAACTGATACATACTGGCAGTTATCTTTTCGCACTGGCTCTCCTTGCTGCCTACGGACTTACCGCAGTCGCATCGTTTTACATGCTCCGTATCCGTTTCAAAGTTCGTAAACTCAAAAAACAGTCACTTACTTCAGGTGTTATAACTGCCGGAGAAACAGCGATACTTGTTTCAGTAATTCTTCTGCTTACAAGTTACGTGTACACATTGAAATTCCTGGGTGGTCTTCCGGAGGCAGCAATGACCGTCTTCGGCACCTGTCAGATCATATGCGCGGCTGTATGTGTTGTTTCAGCAATCGCTGCGGTAAGATCCGCTTTAAAAGATAAAGATAAAATAAAGAAAACGGTCTGCATCATCAATACTGTCTGCAGTGTAATATGCGTTTCTGCGATAGTGTATTTCGAAATGTACCGCTTCTGGGGCTGCTGATAAAAGCCGCACTTACAGAGAAAAAATAAACTGTAGAACAAAAGATAAATAATACAAAAAGGGTAACAGTCTTTGCTTTTATCGCAATGACTATTACCCTTTTGTATTTTCAGTCAGCATTTTCACGCAACATCTACATTAAGTGCAATGTAAAGTCTGACTTCGTCATCAGTTGCTTTTCTGGTTCCTTCCATGGCAGCAGAACCGTTTTCTGCGATAAAATCCAGAAATACATCGTAGTCATCTTCGTGCATTACATCAGCGTAGTGACCGATGCCGGAAAATGAATAGGTACATGTTATTATTTTTTCCTTATCAATAAGTTTGAGCTGCTCATCAAAGAACTTTTCCTTCCAGATAAGATAGTCATCATCATCTACTTCAGGAACCAGCTTTTTTAAGATTTTTTTGTTCCTGTCATAATCGTCAATATTTATATAGTGAAATACAGTATCGTGGGCAATGTCAGTTTCCAGTCTGAGGCGGTAACGGAATTTCTCTTCAGCAGTCATTCCGGAAAAATCGCAGTCAACTTCATAGATCTCGTCAGAATATTTTCCTACCCCCCATTCTATGATCTCATCTGTTTCATCATTATCACAGACTGTAAGATTCATCAGATATTTCAGGAGTGCTGTAACATCATCCTCAGGGACTTCCGAAAGTGCCTCGATTATTGCATCATTGTCGCCGTCATCAAAATCAAAGCCGAAAAAGTTATCAGTCACGGTGCTTTCCACGATCTTTATAAAGTCCATAAGCTCCTGTCCGGCAAGCGACTCACATTCAGAAAAATATTCAAAAATATTTTCCTCTGATTCATGGAAACACGAAGTACCGTCCGAACAGTTATTGAGCAGCCATCTGGTTTCACCATCGCAAGTATATTTCACTGCTGCAACAACTGTTATTTCATTATCAAAAATAAATTCTTTTCTTCCTGCGTCTTCAATCATTATACGACTCATTAACTGTTCCTCCTTTACTGCAAAGTTATACTCAAATACTTATTATAATAATTTTACAATAAATTTTCTTAAAAGTCAATGTTTTTTATGATTTTTGCTCATGTTCTTATTTTTACTCACTTTTATTGCATGAAAACAGGCTGCGCGGCATAAGTCACGCAGCCTGTTTCGTACCAGGGAGTATATCAGGAATTATCTTGTTGAATGGAATGTTCTTGCAATAACGTCGAGCTGCTGTTCCCTTGTAAGATCGACGAACTTGACAGCGTAGCCCGATACACGAATCGTGAAGTTAGCGTACTCAGGATTTGTCGGATCCTCCATGATCTTTTCGAGATATTCTCTGCCGAATACGTTCACGTTGAGGTGATGTGCACCCTGTGAGAAGTATCCGTCGAGAACATGTACGAGGTTTGTAACGCGTTCTTCCTCAGTTCTGCCTATGGCATCCGGATTGATGCTCTGTGTATTTGAAATTCCGTCAAGTGCCCATTCGTAAGGGATCTTGGCTGTTGAATTGAGAGATGCAACAAGTCCGTTCTTTTCTGCACCGTAGCTTGGATTTGCG from Ruminococcus sp. HUN007 includes:
- a CDS encoding serine hydrolase domain-containing protein, with translation MKNLFKRMTAALCAGLMLSFPVNISAEEIPENDITLPSGKTLKEVISTIASDCKATEDILDFASAEISIFKGNEELYTGYFGEVNKEKHIAADETSVYEWGSISKTLIWVSVMQLYEQGRIDLDKDIREYLPEGFFKNLTYDDPITMMNLMNHNAGWQETTKAIQVKDEKDIKPLGEALKEIEPAQVFRPGKVTAYSNYGAAVAGYVVECITGEDFCDYVHENIFNVLGMEHTSLNPNHSDNAYVFEKRKEMHSYSTMFFESVDEGNCLYYIPCYPAGAAAGTLADLRTYAQAFVNDDAPLFKNPETQKLMFEGTAFYGDSDIPENCHGFWPEEREVRVYGHGGSTLFGEADMKFDPVSKIGFVVMVNQYGGNLVTENAPSLVFGHFPKDKYISETDDKIDIKGYYLISRGVFKGLMKFQNTLTAISADELGDTNLRKLNDGLYVIEAGESGQLSSVRNYENGDWGLLIQSEELIHTGSYLFALALLAAYGLTAVASFYMLRIRFKVRKLKKQSLTSGVITAGETAILVSVILLLTSYVYTLKFLGGLPEAAMTVFGTCQIICAAVCVVSAIAAVRSALKDKDKIKKTVCIINTVCSVICVSAIVYFEMYRFWGC